Proteins encoded in a region of the Vibrio ponticus genome:
- the degS gene encoding outer membrane-stress sensor serine endopeptidase DegS, with translation MLSFLLRSVGLGLATAALLLVAVPSLRTNVLPDNITDPISDITSLQVSFNDAVRKAAPAVVNIYSRKYTEEDRSKLLTQGLGSGVIVSEKGYIITNYHVVAQADQIIVALQDGRVAAAQLVGKDRRTDIAVLRIEGSNLPVIPLNSDYKAKVGDIVLAIGNPYNLGQTTTFGIISATGRSSISAGGRQAFIQTDAAINEGNSGGALVNTRGELVGINTASFQQATDLETYGISFAIPYSLANQIMNKIIADGRVIRGYIGVDGQDITSVTARLLGNEHLGGIIVLGVDPNGPAADAGFQAQDIILKIDGQKINGRQSVLEIVTELRPGTTVDVLVLRKGKELTIPVTVAEDTRE, from the coding sequence ATGCTCAGTTTTTTATTGCGCTCAGTAGGACTCGGTCTTGCAACAGCGGCACTGCTGCTGGTAGCCGTACCGTCACTGCGCACAAATGTGCTGCCAGACAACATCACTGACCCCATTAGTGATATCACCTCATTACAAGTCTCATTTAATGATGCTGTGCGTAAGGCTGCACCTGCTGTCGTCAACATATATAGCCGCAAATACACTGAAGAAGATCGCTCTAAACTTCTCACTCAAGGGCTAGGTTCCGGCGTTATTGTCAGTGAAAAAGGCTACATCATCACCAACTACCATGTGGTTGCTCAAGCAGACCAAATTATTGTCGCTTTGCAAGATGGTCGTGTTGCCGCTGCACAACTTGTTGGTAAGGATCGCCGTACTGATATTGCCGTTTTACGTATTGAAGGCTCGAATCTGCCCGTGATCCCGCTCAACTCTGACTACAAAGCTAAGGTAGGTGACATAGTGCTCGCGATTGGTAACCCCTACAACCTTGGGCAAACCACCACCTTTGGTATTATTTCGGCTACAGGTCGCTCTTCTATCAGTGCCGGCGGGCGCCAAGCATTTATCCAAACCGATGCTGCCATCAATGAGGGGAACTCGGGTGGTGCTTTAGTCAATACGCGCGGTGAATTAGTCGGTATTAATACCGCCTCCTTCCAGCAGGCAACAGATTTGGAAACCTACGGTATCTCATTTGCCATTCCTTACTCACTCGCCAATCAAATCATGAATAAAATCATCGCGGATGGACGTGTGATTCGCGGCTACATCGGTGTCGATGGACAAGATATCACCTCAGTGACAGCTCGTTTACTTGGTAATGAACATCTGGGTGGCATCATTGTACTCGGTGTCGACCCTAATGGTCCGGCGGCTGATGCAGGATTTCAAGCACAAGACATTATCTTGAAAATCGACGGACAAAAAATCAATGGTCGCCAAAGTGTGTTGGAAATCGTTACCGAACTGCGCCCTGGTACGACCGTTGATGTGTTGGTGCTCAGAAAAGGTAAAGAGTTAACCATTCCGGTGACAGTGGCAGAAGATACGCGCGAATAA
- a CDS encoding DegQ family serine endoprotease, whose translation MKKPLLVLTALSLSLSSIITSLPATAALPVSVGGEQLPSLAPMLEKVTPAVVSIDVEGTQVSRQRIPEQFRFFFGPDFPAEQLQERPFRGLGSGVIVDAKKGYIVTNFHVIKGAEKIRVKLHDGREYDAELIGGDEMSDIALLKLEEAKNLTQITLADSDQLRVGDFSVAIGNPFGLGQTVTSGIVSALGRSGLNIENFENFIQTDAAINSGNSGGALVNLNGELIGINTAILGPNGGNVGIGFAIPSNMMKNLTEQILEFGEVKRGMLGVQGGEVTSELAEALGYESSKGAFVSQVMPDSAAEKAGLKAGDIIVSVNGKAISTFHELRAKIGTLGAGKEVELGVLRDGKEKSFDVVLGEQTNVKTTADKLHEGLAGAELTNTNASDNATGVKVTSVAEGSPAASYELQQGDIIIGVNRQRVKNLAEFRAIVEKHKGILALNIQRGDRTLYLVVR comes from the coding sequence ATGAAAAAACCTTTGCTTGTCTTAACAGCATTATCTCTAAGCTTAAGTTCGATCATCACATCATTGCCTGCTACCGCAGCGCTTCCAGTCTCAGTTGGTGGTGAGCAATTACCAAGTCTTGCACCTATGCTAGAAAAAGTAACCCCAGCGGTGGTTAGCATTGATGTAGAAGGTACCCAAGTTTCCCGTCAACGTATTCCAGAGCAGTTCCGCTTTTTCTTCGGTCCTGACTTCCCTGCCGAGCAATTACAAGAACGCCCATTTAGAGGGCTAGGTTCTGGTGTCATTGTCGATGCGAAAAAAGGCTATATCGTTACTAACTTCCATGTAATTAAAGGCGCTGAAAAAATCCGCGTTAAACTGCATGATGGTCGCGAGTACGATGCCGAGCTGATTGGCGGTGATGAGATGTCGGATATTGCACTGCTAAAACTCGAAGAAGCAAAAAACTTAACTCAAATCACGTTGGCTGATTCTGACCAGTTACGCGTTGGCGATTTTAGCGTTGCGATTGGTAACCCATTTGGCTTAGGTCAAACGGTGACATCAGGCATCGTATCAGCCCTAGGTCGTAGCGGGTTAAACATCGAAAACTTCGAGAACTTTATTCAAACTGATGCGGCGATCAACAGTGGCAACTCGGGTGGCGCACTGGTGAATCTCAATGGTGAGCTGATTGGTATCAATACTGCTATTCTCGGACCGAATGGCGGTAACGTCGGCATCGGCTTTGCCATTCCGTCGAATATGATGAAAAACCTCACCGAGCAAATCCTTGAATTTGGTGAAGTGAAACGTGGCATGCTTGGTGTTCAAGGTGGTGAAGTCACGTCTGAACTTGCAGAAGCCTTAGGTTATGAATCGAGCAAGGGGGCGTTTGTTAGCCAAGTCATGCCTGATAGCGCCGCAGAAAAAGCCGGGCTAAAAGCGGGCGATATCATTGTGTCAGTCAATGGTAAGGCAATCAGCACCTTCCATGAACTGCGCGCCAAAATTGGTACGCTAGGCGCAGGCAAAGAGGTTGAGCTTGGCGTTTTGCGTGATGGCAAAGAGAAAAGCTTTGATGTAGTGCTGGGTGAGCAAACCAACGTTAAAACCACCGCCGATAAACTGCACGAAGGTCTTGCGGGTGCGGAGCTCACTAACACCAACGCTAGCGATAACGCAACGGGAGTAAAAGTAACATCCGTTGCAGAAGGCTCTCCTGCTGCCAGCTATGAATTGCAGCAAGGCGATATCATCATTGGCGTCAACCGCCAAAGAGTAAAAAACCTAGCGGAGTTCCGTGCAATTGTTGAAAAGCACAAAGGGATTTTGGCACTGAATATCCAACGCGGTGATCGAACGCTTTACCTAGTTGTGCGCTAA
- the zapG gene encoding Z-ring associated protein ZapG, which produces MPWIYALVGVLVGAVIGFAISRFTAPDYKKQKKLYKDLETAKFELEQQKQELTDHFAQSAEMLDSLGKEYTKLYQHMAKTSSELLPNIPEQDNPFAQKVAQQKAAASADESLEDAPKDYANGATGLLREEKKEYVDAPEPTEEKKAS; this is translated from the coding sequence ATGCCTTGGATTTATGCCCTTGTAGGTGTGCTTGTTGGCGCAGTGATTGGATTTGCTATTTCCCGCTTTACCGCACCTGACTACAAGAAACAAAAGAAACTCTACAAAGATTTAGAAACAGCAAAGTTTGAACTTGAACAGCAAAAACAAGAGTTGACTGATCACTTTGCTCAATCAGCTGAAATGTTGGACTCTCTAGGTAAAGAGTACACGAAGCTTTACCAGCACATGGCGAAAACCTCTTCTGAACTGCTGCCAAACATTCCAGAACAAGATAACCCATTTGCACAAAAAGTCGCTCAGCAAAAAGCGGCAGCGAGTGCAGATGAATCTTTAGAAGATGCACCAAAAGATTATGCCAACGGGGCTACGGGTCTGCTGCGTGAAGAGAAAAAAGAGTACGTCGACGCACCGGAACCAACCGAGGAAAAAAAAGCCTCTTAA
- the zapE gene encoding cell division protein ZapE: MTPLQRYKSDIELHNFQQDSAQLQAVEALDNLYHQFIAYQQTPVEVLPKWKSWFGKKDVLPQAPQGLYFWGGVGRGKTYLMDTFFDALPSDKKMRVHFHRFMLRVHDELNALGDKSDPLNVVADKFKQEAEIICFDEFFVSDITDAMILGTLFQALFERGVILVATSNIPPHDLYRNGLQRARFLPAIELIEKHCLIMNVDSGIDYRLRTLEQAEIYHYPLDQVASENMQRYYLQLVGEGKGGTQEIEINHRQIAVEKAADGVLHATFAQLCQTARSQNDYIELSRIYHTVLLADVLQMNRTIDDAARRFIALVDEFYERNVKLIISAEVELEALYTNGQLEFEFKRCISRLTEMQSHDYLALEHLA; this comes from the coding sequence ATGACACCGTTACAAAGATATAAATCTGATATTGAGCTGCACAACTTCCAACAAGATAGTGCACAGCTTCAAGCCGTCGAAGCCCTCGACAATCTTTATCATCAATTCATTGCTTACCAGCAAACACCCGTCGAGGTTCTGCCTAAATGGAAGAGCTGGTTTGGCAAAAAAGACGTTTTGCCTCAAGCGCCACAAGGGCTTTATTTCTGGGGTGGAGTCGGTCGCGGAAAAACGTATCTAATGGACACTTTCTTTGATGCGCTGCCGAGCGATAAAAAAATGCGTGTCCATTTTCACCGCTTTATGTTGCGTGTGCATGATGAGTTGAATGCATTGGGCGATAAAAGTGACCCACTCAATGTGGTGGCTGACAAATTTAAGCAAGAGGCGGAGATTATCTGCTTTGATGAATTTTTTGTTTCGGACATCACCGACGCGATGATCCTTGGTACTTTGTTTCAAGCGCTGTTTGAGCGTGGTGTGATTTTAGTTGCGACGTCGAATATCCCACCCCATGACCTATATCGCAATGGCTTACAACGAGCGCGTTTTTTGCCTGCAATCGAATTAATCGAAAAGCACTGCTTAATTATGAATGTCGATAGTGGTATTGATTATCGGCTAAGAACCTTAGAGCAGGCGGAGATATACCATTATCCTCTTGACCAAGTTGCCAGTGAGAATATGCAGCGTTATTACTTACAATTGGTCGGTGAAGGTAAAGGGGGGACTCAAGAGATTGAAATCAACCACCGCCAAATCGCGGTAGAAAAAGCAGCAGATGGTGTTCTTCATGCCACCTTTGCCCAATTGTGCCAAACGGCTCGCAGCCAAAATGACTATATTGAGCTGTCACGTATCTACCATACGGTATTGCTGGCTGATGTATTGCAGATGAATCGCACCATTGATGATGCCGCGCGTCGTTTTATTGCCTTAGTGGATGAGTTTTATGAGCGTAATGTGAAGTTAATCATCTCGGCAGAGGTTGAGTTGGAAGCGCTTTATACTAACGGGCAGCTTGAGTTTGAATTTAAACGTTGTATATCTCGCTTAACTGAGATGCAGAGCCATGACTACTTAGCGTTAGAGCATTTAGCCTAA
- the rplM gene encoding 50S ribosomal protein L13 — protein MKTFVAKPETVKRDWYVVDAEGKTLGRLASEIASRLRGKHKAEYTPHCDAGDYIIVINAEKVAVTGNKAKNKVYYRHSEFPGGLKSITFEKLIDRKPEMVLELAVKGMLPRGPLGRAMYRKLKVYAGAEHNHAAQQPQVLDI, from the coding sequence ATGAAAACTTTCGTTGCTAAACCAGAAACTGTAAAACGCGACTGGTACGTTGTAGACGCTGAAGGTAAAACTCTTGGCCGTCTAGCAAGTGAAATTGCATCTCGCCTACGTGGCAAACACAAAGCTGAATACACTCCACACTGTGACGCTGGTGACTACATCATCGTTATCAATGCGGAAAAAGTTGCTGTAACTGGTAACAAAGCTAAGAACAAAGTTTACTACCGTCACTCTGAGTTCCCTGGTGGTCTTAAATCAATCACTTTTGAAAAGCTGATCGATCGTAAGCCAGAAATGGTTCTTGAACTAGCGGTTAAAGGTATGCTTCCACGTGGTCCTCTAGGCCGTGCTATGTACCGTAAGCTAAAAGTTTACGCTGGCGCTGAGCACAACCATGCTGCTCAACAACCACAAGTACTAGACATCTAA
- the rpsI gene encoding 30S ribosomal protein S9 produces the protein MAENQYYGTGRRKSSAARVFIKPGSGNIVINKRSLDEYFGRPTSRMVVKQPLELVELTEKLDLYVTVKGGGISGQAGAIRHGITRALMEYDESFRPALRAAGYVTRDARCVERKKVGLRKARRRPQFSKR, from the coding sequence ATGGCAGAGAATCAATACTACGGCACTGGCCGTCGCAAAAGCTCAGCTGCACGTGTTTTCATCAAACCAGGCAGCGGCAACATCGTAATCAACAAGCGTAGCCTTGATGAATACTTCGGTCGTCCAACTTCTCGCATGGTTGTTAAACAACCTCTAGAGCTAGTTGAACTAACTGAGAAACTAGACCTATACGTTACTGTTAAAGGTGGCGGTATTTCTGGTCAAGCTGGTGCGATCCGTCACGGTATCACACGCGCTCTAATGGAATACGATGAGTCTTTCCGTCCTGCTCTACGTGCAGCTGGTTACGTTACTCGTGACGCTCGTTGCGTTGAACGTAAGAAAGTTGGTCTACGTAAAGCACGTCGTCGTCCACAGTTCTCTAAGCGTTAA
- the petA gene encoding ubiquinol-cytochrome c reductase iron-sulfur subunit — translation MSNAPLNNGRRRFLTATTAVVGGLGAAAVAVPFIKSWNPSEKAKAAGAPVEVDVSKLEEGQMVRVEWRGKPVWVVRRAQTVVDTLNELDGQLRDPASGEEQQPAYAQNAFRSIKPEYFVAVGICTHLGCSPTYLPDSFSEQVQGVKSGFFCPCHGSKFDMAGRVFSGVPAPLNLVVPKHMYLSDTRIMIGVDEEGEA, via the coding sequence ATGAGCAATGCGCCTTTAAATAACGGTCGTAGACGCTTTCTGACCGCAACAACAGCCGTTGTTGGTGGTTTGGGAGCTGCAGCGGTTGCCGTGCCTTTTATTAAATCTTGGAACCCAAGTGAAAAAGCGAAAGCAGCAGGTGCCCCAGTTGAAGTTGATGTCAGCAAACTGGAAGAGGGGCAGATGGTGCGCGTGGAATGGCGAGGTAAACCTGTATGGGTTGTCCGCCGCGCACAGACAGTTGTGGATACTTTAAACGAACTTGATGGTCAACTTCGTGACCCAGCATCTGGCGAAGAGCAGCAACCTGCTTACGCACAGAATGCTTTCCGTTCTATCAAACCAGAATACTTTGTTGCCGTGGGCATCTGTACTCACCTTGGATGTTCTCCTACCTATTTGCCTGACAGTTTCAGCGAGCAGGTTCAAGGTGTTAAGTCGGGCTTCTTCTGCCCATGTCACGGTTCAAAATTCGATATGGCTGGACGCGTATTCTCAGGCGTACCAGCACCATTAAACCTGGTGGTGCCTAAGCATATGTACTTAAGCGATACCAGGATCATGATCGGTGTTGATGAAGAAGGGGAGGCATAA
- a CDS encoding cytochrome b, with protein sequence MQALLDWVEKRLPAMNAYKKHLSEYPMPKNFNFWYLFGSLAMLVLVNQILTGIWLTMNYVPSGEGAFASIEYIMRDVEYGWLLRYMHSTGASAFFVVVYLHMFRGLIYGSYQKPRELLWVFGMLIFLVLMAEAFMGYLLPWGQMSYWGAQVIISLFGAIPVIGDDLTLWIRGDYVISGATLNRFFALHVIALPIVLLLLIVLHVLALHEVGSNNPDGIETKLPKGTMGDDYQTQFKFHDYYSKKYDIIDSIPFHPYGTVKDLVGVAGFLFLFCYVLFFNPEMGGYFLEPPNFEAANPLKTPEHIAPVWYFTPFYAILRAVPDKLLGVIAMGASIAVLFVLPWLDRCKVRSYRYRSKFHLINIIQFTISFIALGILGALPATPLYTLLAQIFSLGYFMFFVLLYFYSKNEATKPLPERVTFK encoded by the coding sequence ATGCAAGCTCTACTGGATTGGGTAGAAAAACGCTTACCCGCAATGAATGCGTACAAGAAGCACCTTTCTGAATATCCAATGCCAAAGAACTTTAACTTTTGGTATTTATTCGGCTCACTAGCAATGTTGGTGCTTGTTAACCAAATCCTAACCGGGATCTGGTTAACCATGAACTACGTTCCTTCTGGTGAAGGTGCGTTTGCTTCGATTGAATACATTATGCGTGATGTGGAATACGGTTGGTTGCTGCGTTATATGCACTCAACGGGCGCGTCAGCATTCTTCGTCGTGGTTTACCTCCACATGTTCCGCGGTTTGATTTACGGCTCGTACCAAAAGCCACGTGAATTGCTGTGGGTGTTTGGTATGCTGATCTTCCTCGTGTTGATGGCTGAAGCCTTTATGGGTTACCTACTGCCTTGGGGACAAATGTCATACTGGGGTGCACAGGTAATCATTTCGCTGTTTGGTGCGATTCCGGTGATTGGCGATGACCTAACGCTTTGGATTCGTGGTGACTACGTGATTTCAGGTGCAACGCTAAACCGTTTCTTTGCCCTTCACGTTATTGCGCTGCCAATCGTACTGTTACTACTTATCGTATTGCACGTGTTGGCACTGCACGAAGTGGGCTCAAACAACCCGGATGGTATTGAGACCAAACTGCCAAAAGGCACGATGGGCGACGATTACCAAACGCAGTTCAAGTTCCATGATTACTACTCGAAGAAGTACGACATCATCGATTCTATCCCGTTCCACCCTTACGGTACGGTGAAAGATTTGGTGGGTGTCGCTGGCTTCCTATTCTTGTTCTGCTATGTGCTGTTCTTTAACCCAGAGATGGGCGGCTACTTCCTTGAGCCACCTAACTTTGAAGCCGCTAACCCACTGAAAACACCAGAGCATATTGCTCCTGTTTGGTACTTCACTCCGTTCTACGCAATTTTGCGTGCGGTTCCAGACAAACTACTTGGTGTTATTGCAATGGGTGCGTCAATTGCAGTGCTATTTGTTCTGCCTTGGCTAGACCGTTGTAAAGTTCGCTCTTACCGTTACCGCAGTAAGTTCCACTTAATCAACATCATTCAGTTCACCATCAGCTTTATCGCGTTGGGTATCTTAGGTGCGCTTCCAGCGACACCGCTATACACGCTACTCGCGCAGATCTTTAGCTTAGGTTACTTCATGTTCTTCGTTCTACTGTACTTCTACAGTAAGAATGAGGCGACGAAACCATTACCAGAGAGGGTGACATTCAAATGA
- a CDS encoding cytochrome c1 produces the protein MKKWILVLFAMLPSLALAAGANVPLDKANNDLSDQASLQNGAKLFMNYCFGCHSAQYQRYERVARDIGIPVELMKENLIFDPNAKVGDLMENAMPEKQAAKWFGGPAPDLTLVARVRGTDWLYTYLRSFYEDPSRPFGVNNVVFPSVGMPHVLEELQGIPTPVMGTKVVDGEEVQVVVGIETDGSGELNSEEYDDAVRDLVNFLEYSGDPVKLERHTLGWWVMGFLVIFTIVVVLLKKEYWRDVH, from the coding sequence ATGAAAAAGTGGATTTTAGTTTTGTTTGCCATGTTGCCATCACTGGCGCTGGCTGCGGGCGCAAACGTACCGTTAGATAAAGCCAATAACGATCTGAGTGATCAAGCATCACTGCAAAATGGCGCTAAGCTATTTATGAACTACTGCTTTGGCTGTCACTCAGCGCAGTATCAACGTTACGAGCGCGTTGCACGTGATATCGGCATTCCAGTTGAGCTGATGAAAGAGAACCTGATCTTTGACCCGAATGCCAAAGTGGGTGATCTGATGGAAAATGCCATGCCAGAGAAGCAAGCCGCTAAGTGGTTTGGTGGTCCAGCTCCAGATCTCACTCTAGTGGCGCGCGTTCGTGGTACTGATTGGCTATACACTTACTTACGTTCGTTCTATGAAGATCCTTCTCGTCCGTTTGGCGTGAATAACGTGGTGTTCCCAAGTGTTGGTATGCCGCATGTGTTGGAAGAGCTACAAGGTATTCCTACACCGGTTATGGGCACGAAAGTGGTTGATGGTGAAGAAGTACAAGTCGTGGTTGGTATCGAGACAGATGGTTCTGGTGAGCTAAACTCAGAAGAGTACGATGATGCTGTTCGTGATTTGGTTAACTTCCTTGAATATTCAGGCGACCCGGTGAAACTTGAACGTCACACCTTAGGTTGGTGGGTAATGGGCTTCTTAGTGATCTTCACGATTGTGGTAGTGTTGCTTAAGAAAGAGTATTGGCGTGATGTGCATTAA
- the sspA gene encoding stringent starvation protein SspA, with protein MAVAANKRSVMTLFSSASDMYSHQVRIVLAEKGVSVEVELVDEANLPAELIELNPYKTVPTLVDRELALYDSKIIMEYLDERFPHPPLMPVYPVARGNSRLMIYRIEKNWYSLAEKVVNGTAEESDAARNKLRNDLLTLGPVFAEFEYFMSEEFSLIDCYLAPLLWRLPQLGIELVGPGSKELKVYMNRVFERDSFLASLTEAEREMRLVR; from the coding sequence ATGGCTGTAGCTGCCAATAAACGTTCTGTGATGACTCTATTCTCAAGTGCATCTGATATGTATAGCCATCAGGTGCGTATTGTTCTCGCTGAAAAGGGCGTAAGCGTTGAGGTTGAGCTAGTTGATGAAGCGAACTTGCCTGCGGAATTGATTGAGTTAAACCCATACAAAACTGTTCCAACTCTGGTTGATCGCGAGCTAGCTCTATATGACTCAAAAATCATCATGGAGTACCTAGATGAGCGTTTCCCTCATCCACCTCTAATGCCTGTTTACCCAGTTGCTCGTGGTAACAGCCGTCTAATGATCTACCGTATCGAAAAGAACTGGTACTCACTAGCAGAGAAAGTGGTAAATGGTACAGCTGAAGAATCAGATGCTGCGCGTAACAAACTACGTAACGACCTACTAACTCTAGGTCCAGTTTTCGCAGAATTCGAATACTTCATGAGCGAAGAGTTCAGCCTAATCGACTGTTACCTTGCTCCGCTACTATGGCGTTTACCTCAACTAGGTATCGAGCTTGTAGGTCCTGGCTCTAAAGAGCTGAAAGTGTATATGAACCGCGTATTTGAACGTGATTCATTCCTAGCTTCACTAACTGAAGCTGAACGTGAAATGCGCCTAGTTCGTTAA
- the sspB gene encoding ClpXP protease specificity-enhancing factor: MDISNMTPRRPYLLRAFYEWLVDNDLTPHLVVAATLPGVRVPQEFVQDGQIILNVAPRAVGNLQLGDDEITFNARFSGRPHVVIVPLYAVQAIYARENGAGTMFDPEEAYMDVFDDTEDGFIEEVEESAGLSLAEESVEDSVTPDDEPPRPKGRPSLRVVK; this comes from the coding sequence ATGGATATTTCTAATATGACACCTCGCCGCCCATATTTGCTACGCGCATTTTATGAGTGGCTGGTGGACAATGATTTAACGCCTCACTTAGTTGTAGCGGCGACGCTACCGGGTGTGCGTGTACCACAAGAGTTTGTTCAAGATGGACAAATCATTCTTAACGTGGCACCACGCGCAGTTGGTAATTTGCAACTTGGTGATGATGAAATCACGTTTAACGCTCGCTTTAGCGGTCGCCCACACGTTGTGATTGTGCCTCTGTATGCGGTTCAAGCTATTTACGCCCGTGAAAACGGTGCGGGTACAATGTTTGACCCAGAAGAAGCTTACATGGATGTGTTTGACGACACTGAAGATGGCTTCATTGAAGAAGTGGAAGAGAGCGCAGGTTTATCACTAGCGGAGGAATCGGTTGAAGATTCTGTTACGCCTGATGATGAACCACCACGACCAAAAGGTCGTCCAAGTCTACGTGTAGTTAAATAG
- a CDS encoding BON domain-containing protein, translated as MKFVKALFVSLVLLSSTGCAGLFVAGAATTVNLVTDTRTTKEIWNDSNIELEVAGLTNKAPYKGAVRISASSYKGIVVLMGQASNEQLLNEFEQQARQVSGVTQIHNQVRIKQPLSIGEISHDSWITTKVKSAIVTDKELASVKIKVITEDREVFLLGYVSHAHADQAAEIARNVSGVKQVIKAFQYGD; from the coding sequence ATGAAGTTTGTAAAAGCCCTATTTGTTAGCCTAGTTTTACTCTCTAGCACCGGATGTGCAGGTTTGTTCGTCGCCGGCGCTGCTACCACAGTCAACTTAGTCACCGACACGCGCACCACCAAAGAGATTTGGAACGACAGCAATATAGAGCTTGAAGTTGCCGGTCTGACGAACAAGGCCCCTTATAAAGGCGCGGTTCGCATCAGTGCCAGCTCTTACAAAGGTATTGTTGTTTTGATGGGGCAAGCGAGTAACGAGCAGCTGCTGAATGAATTTGAACAGCAAGCGCGTCAAGTGTCAGGCGTGACGCAAATTCATAATCAAGTTCGTATCAAACAGCCACTGTCCATTGGTGAGATCAGCCACGATAGCTGGATTACGACCAAAGTGAAGTCGGCGATTGTGACTGACAAAGAATTAGCTTCAGTGAAAATTAAAGTGATTACAGAAGATAGAGAAGTGTTCTTGCTGGGTTACGTTTCTCACGCGCATGCCGATCAAGCGGCTGAGATCGCACGCAATGTCTCTGGTGTTAAACAGGTAATCAAAGCCTTCCAATACGGCGATTAA
- a CDS encoding phosphoheptose isomerase yields the protein MLDSIKESFTESIQIQIAAAEALPDAITHAAQAMVSSLLNGNKILCCGNGGSSSNAQQFVSCLLNRFETERPSLPAMALTSDNTTLTAVANDYHYEQIFSKQVRAFGQPGDILLAISTSGNSKNIIKAMEAAVTRDMTIIALTGKDGGEMAGLLGEHDVEIRIPSHRTARIHEVHMVTLHCLCDLIDQVLFPAHEE from the coding sequence ATGCTCGATAGCATTAAAGAGAGCTTCACAGAAAGCATTCAAATTCAAATTGCAGCGGCAGAAGCACTACCAGATGCCATTACTCATGCTGCTCAAGCGATGGTTTCTAGCCTACTGAATGGCAACAAGATTCTCTGCTGTGGTAACGGCGGCTCGTCTTCCAATGCACAACAGTTTGTTTCTTGTCTACTCAACCGTTTTGAGACTGAACGCCCTAGCCTACCAGCGATGGCGCTAACCTCTGACAACACGACGTTAACCGCAGTAGCCAATGACTACCACTACGAGCAAATCTTCTCGAAACAAGTGCGTGCATTTGGCCAACCAGGCGATATCTTACTGGCGATATCTACCAGTGGTAATAGCAAAAACATCATCAAGGCGATGGAAGCGGCAGTAACCCGTGACATGACCATTATTGCACTTACCGGCAAAGATGGTGGTGAAATGGCAGGGCTGTTGGGTGAGCATGATGTGGAAATTCGTATTCCATCTCACAGAACGGCAAGAATTCACGAGGTCCATATGGTGACCTTACACTGCTTATGTGATTTGATAGACCAAGTTCTATTCCCAGCTCACGAAGAGTAA
- a CDS encoding YraN family protein, with the protein MALLSKLNKGLFFESQAEKHLSACGLTLIARNFRIKGGELDLIMQDNDCIVFVEVRYRKNQHFGHAAETVTYAKQQRLLKAANLWLLKQGLSIHTTHIRFDLVAIHHNGEQVEWIKNAITQG; encoded by the coding sequence ATGGCACTGCTGAGCAAGCTGAATAAAGGGCTGTTCTTTGAATCACAAGCGGAGAAACACCTTTCCGCTTGTGGTTTGACACTGATCGCGCGTAACTTCCGCATCAAAGGTGGTGAACTCGACCTTATCATGCAAGATAACGACTGCATTGTTTTTGTCGAAGTGCGCTATCGTAAAAATCAACATTTTGGACATGCTGCCGAGACAGTGACTTACGCTAAACAGCAACGACTGTTGAAAGCGGCCAACTTATGGCTGCTTAAACAAGGCTTGTCTATTCACACAACTCATATTCGTTTTGACTTAGTCGCTATTCATCACAATGGTGAACAAGTAGAATGGATAAAAAACGCAATCACGCAAGGATAA